The sequence TCACTGAGGACATTTTGTAATTGACCTCATCCACGAGGCCCTCGTGATGCTTTCCCCTGTGTGTTTCCTCCACAGTGCTGAAGGGGTGATGAGGACAATGGCTCCAGACAAGCTGTTAAAAGGCATGCCCGTCCTGCAGACCCAGATCGACACACTGCTGGAGTTTGATGTGAGTTGGACATGCTGTTTATCATTGATCTGTTTacaactgcctgcctgcctgtctatctgtctgtctgtgggcctTTGGTCATTTGTGAATAAGCTGACCACTGTACTATGTCAGGTCACAAAGAtttctgtttacctgttgtttatTTTCCTGTGTTagattttctctttctctctctctcgctcaatagCAATGATGCTATCTGTTCTATTGAGCCTGATATTTCTGTAGGGGTGTACAATGTTTTAGTACAGCAGAATTTTGCTGGAGTTTAATTCATCTACTGTTGAACTACATGATTAAAACGCTTTtgaaaggtctctctctctctctcccaggtccACCCCAAGGAGCTGAATAACCCTATCATCAACGGAGCGTTCCTGCTGCTCTTCAAGGATCTGGTCAAGCTGTTTGCCTCCTACAACGATGGGGTCATCAATCTATTAGGTGAGACATGTCAttgggtgcatcccaaattgcaccgtatttcctttatagtgcaccacttttgaccacagatctatgggccctggtcaaaagtaatgtactattaagggaatagggtgccatttgggaagcagaccaATTAAAAGATAAGTTACTTCCTTTCACCGTGTGGCGATTTAGAAGATGCTCTTATTCTTAACAACTGTTCAATGTCTGTAGAGAAATACTTTAAGATGAAGAAGAGCGACTGCAAGGAGGCCTTGGAGATCTATAAGAGGTTCCTGACCAGGGTCACCAAGATCGGAGAGTTCATGAAGCTCGCTGAGGTAAAGGAAACTTCCTAACCGGCTGTATTCTAACTGACTTATATCCAAGTGAAACTCACACCGTGATTGCTCACATACAGTGTCTGTCTCTATTTGGAACGTAAGGTTATGATGCACGGATATGATTGTGAAGTTGTCTCTGGTGTGTGTTTTGTTCCACAGACAGTCGGTGTCGAAAAAAATGACATTCCAGACATCAACTATGTAAGTCACTGGTCTTTGTGCTTTCTCTCTGGAAGGATGATGGCATagttgtaacacacacacacacatccatcctAATCTCCCTCCTGCGATCCCAGTGTCTGCACCCTCGAGTGGTGACGAACCTCATAGACTCAGACGATGAGGACTGTCCCTTTAAGCCTATCGAGGACCCGGTAACCATAGAGACGTGGAGTGGCTTGGCAGAGTGCCTGTTTGGGAGGATGGGGTTTTAGCATGGGATAATTCTGCAGACTGACACTTCTGACTgcagtgcatgtctgtgtgtgtatttgcatgtgtgtgtgcttccgTGCACAAACGACTGAAGAGTTTAAGTAAAAATGTTCCTGAACACTTCATTCTACAGGCCGTTGAGTTCATAGAAAAGTGGGGTTAGTGGGATGAGTTCAAAATGAAGGGTCTGGAGgggtgctgccatagaaatagaattggGTGCTGTGTTATTTGAAGTGTTGGCATGCAGATGAGTAAGGAAGTCAGTCACATAAACCTGTTATTTCTGTGTCTCTGATTGGTTCTCTCTTCTCTGACCCTCAGGCTCCCAGTAGCATCCTGGAGTCTCTGGAGACACATATGAACAGCTTGGAGGGGAAGAAGGGGTAAGAGGACCCTCTCTAACCACACCATTTCAAAAAGAGCTAAAATGCGGAAATGGCTCTCTTGATGTCTGTACACAGAGAAAATCTGAATTGAGAAATGAGAGGGTGAGAAACTAGATAGACTCATAACTTGGGCTCTATTCACCTTATTTAGCCCTGCCCACTTGACCCAGTTCCTAATCGaatgcagcctggtctcatagactagatgtaacatagtaaatgtaaatccggaaCAGTATGATTTATTACGTTTGGTATGTTTACATAAGATAAATGGTTACTTAAGGAAAAAacgaaagtagggtggttggtcagggtggatgggtagGCGTATAATGCGAACAGCAGCCCAAAGTCTACAAGTTTAGCAGCCCAACGTCTACAAGTTTGAATCTCATGATGGACAACattagcatttgagctaattagcaactttttaaCTACTTACAACTTGTagctttgcaactacttagcatattaactaacccttccccaaccctaaccttaacccttttagctaacccttcccccaacctaaccttaacccctagcccagctaacgttagccacctagctagaattcgtaacatgtcatacgttttgcaaattcaGAACATATATCAAACTAATTGTAATTGGTAACATATCTTACGAAATgagtgatggacatccacaaattaatacatacaatATGAAACTTAActtatcatactaaatggagtgtctcataTTTACTTACAGAAacatacgaaatgctctgaggcCAGGCTGGTTTTCCTCCTTCCAGACCATTCATAAATAAGCAAAACTATCGTTAAATATGAATTACATTtgttaaaactatgaaataacgagCACAGAATTTGAAATATATGTTAATTATATGCTTATATGCTTAAAAAATTATACTTGTTTTCACGTAGTAAGAACACTTCATAATATTAGACTGTGTATAATGCTCATTATCCATACAGGCTATCCCTTTTCAATCAAAGATCAATTATTGAACTGACAGTATTAGGCACAGAATATCAATGACAAAATACAGAAAATGTGCCTTAATGTTTATGTAGATAACAGTAGGATATATGCCATCTGAGAATACTAATTTGGTCATTTCAGCGTCCGAGTGCTATTACTAGTCTACATGataacacacatttacatttttcaATCATTTCAGTCAACGTAGAGTTAACATATCTTTCAAATGTGCTCATTATTTATGTGTTATGAGAAATGTAATTCCTATTTAACGATGGTTTGCTTGTTTGTGAATGGGTGGATAACCATCACCACAAATTGGATGAGCCCTTGTTGTCAGGCTAAATCCTATCTCAACACCACAGGACCGAAGACAGTTTTGTGTTAACTTTTCCTTTAATCCTTCTTCTCTCTTTGTTCCTTTCTGCTCATCATTGGGATCAAAGTGAAGGGTGAGCATGAACGATTCTTTGGGGGTTTGACAGATGAGGGTATTGTAAAGTCGTGAAAATAAGTTTAAAAGGTCAATTAAATGTAGACGACTTCAGCTCTGAAAGGTGATATCTTGCACCGATGAAATTTAAATATGAACTATTCCGTCTCTCTTTCAGGTCTCCAACAAAGGTGAGTTGAAGATTACAAATGATTTTCCCTGCCTTTCTATTTCTGGTTATATGTCGACACATAGAAAagctctccctctctattccagGGGTCCCCCACCAATAACGTGTCCCCGACCTCCACCCCCGCCAAATCTGCAGCCGCCGTGCCCACCCTAGTGCCGCCACCCGAAGAAGCCACTGAGTGAGTGACTACTTCCTCTGCCTACCACAGTTTACCTCGTCACCTCAGGGATTTCCTCAGTTCTGGCATTCAAGCATTCTATCTGTTCCATTTATTTGGTAAAACTGGGAATAAGAGTCCATTCTTCCTTCCCCTTCCAttctctttctatccctttatctctctagttctctgttagATCTGgaccctctgtcctcctctggtccGTCAGCAGGAGCCTCAGCAGCCCCTATGTCCTGGGGAGGTAATGTCCCACATCAAAAAATGATCGTTTCATTCTTAATGGAACTACCAGTAAGTTTGAATTATCTAATGAACATGAATATAATTGCATTTTCCTCCATCGCCTTCTCCCATGCTGTTCTGGGGATGCTGCCACAGACCTCCTTGGATCAGGTGAGTGTTATCCCACAGTGCCCCTGGCTTTAACCTCTCTAGTATATTAACATTAACAGAGCGTGTCATCTCTAGATCTCCCAATGTGTTTCATAGTGTTGCTCTAGTCTCAAtagtccatttctctctctttgtttctctctgctctctatccctcccccacaTCCCCTGGTTTGGTTCATTCGGGGCTTTAATTCTGGGGTTGATTTTGTTTTTCGGTTGTTTCTTTGAAATTGGGTTGATTTGATACCTTGATTTGGTTCTAACGGGGCCTTTCTGGTTGCTTTGGTTCCTATGGGGTATTTTGGGGGATGATTTCTGGGGGTTGTTTTGGTACCTTGTTTTGGGTTTGGTTGGTACACCACGTGGGTACCTGCAGAAATGGGCGAGTCCATGCTTCCTGACCCCACCCTCGCTGTAGACACCGCTCCCTCTCCCGCTGGGGTAACGCCCACCCCTGTAGCCGCAGAGCCAGGAGTCACTCTGGCTCCTCCCCCTAGTGCGGCCGCCACCAACCCCCCCGGTGCGACGAATATGGATCTGCTGGGAGGTCAGTGTGCTTCTGGAGGATTCCCAACCACAGAATCTCTGCTGGACAGCTCAACCCCAACCAACCCTCCACATGTACACACAGGAGATGTAGTGTtctctacctgcatgtacacacaGGAGATGTAGTGTtctctacctgcatgtacacacaGGAGATGTAGTGTtctctacctgcatgtacacacaGGAGATGTAGTGTtctctacctgcatgtacacacaGGAGATGTAGTGTtctctacctgcatgtacacacaGGAGATGTAGTGTtctctacctgcatgtacacacaGGAGATGTAGTGTtctctacctgcatgtacacacaGGAGATGTAGTGTtctctacctgcatgtacacacaGGAGATGTAGTGTtctctacctgcatgtacacacaGGAGATGTAGTGTtctctacctgcatgtacacacaGGAGATGTAGTGTtctctacctgcatgtacacacaGGAGATGTAGTGTtctctacctgcatgtacacacacTAACGTACATGTTTAGTCTCTGCATGTACATACACACAGTGACCCAGATACTCCAAAACAAACACATCCATTTGGGAAGAACATGTCAAGCAACACTCATACTGGTATGCATTTATTTTTTAACATCTTATGCTCATTGACACagatctacacacagagacaagcaTGCTCACACTTGCTACCCATACATTTTCACATGCTTCATTTTGTTTGATAGTCCGACAGCTTTTTCTTAACTTCAGAGAAAAGCCAAACTATCAAACAGAGTCATGTTCTTTATTGCCGCCTAAAAGACACATTGCTTTGCTTCTGGTTCCATTCTGTGGCCTGCTTGTCCGGTTATGTAGTGCAACAGACCTAGTTACCGCTTTCTAGTTTAGTTGTAGCTAAAGCCCGCCTTCCATAGCCTTCCATAGCCTTCCATAGGCCTTGATGTGCCTCCGGTCTGTATTCTCATTTATCCTTCACCAGTCAATCATTCATCCCACAAAGTAAATGTTTTGTAACTAATCTAAACTGAATTTATTACAGTAATCAAAAGATGGCTCAGTTAAATAGTATCTCTCTGCAATAAAATAAGTATACTACACATCTTATGCCTGACATTACATTACAAGTATTTAATATAGGTACAGTATATTAAGTCAATTAAATACCTAACAAAGTGAAAGTAGTATTTCTAAACTGTGCTTAGAGGCACAGATCATCTTTTAGGCGGCGTCTTCCTTTTCTGACTTACTCTCTTTATTGTCTGCCTTGTTTCTTTTCTCTGTCCTTTTCTCCCCGtgcctctcgctctacctctctctctctgtcgtctgtgtgtgtgtgttgggtatcAGATGCGTTTTCGACCCCTGCTCCCGCCTCTGATGCCTCTGCCGCTGCCGAGGGCGGGGCTCCGGCCCCCACGCCAACCCCAGCTGCCGACGCCGCAGCCGGTGGGTTGCAGGATGTGTGTCTCTGTCGGTGTAAATGGCTGTGTGTATAGttttgtggctgtgtgtgtgtttggctgtaTTTGAGTGCTCGGTGCATCCGTGCTTATGTGTTTTTGTGTATGGAGAGTGTGTTTCAACAGTTGATCCCATTGCTGTGAGCGGGTGTAGCTAGTTTCCCTAGAAAGGTGGTGCTGCTGTTTGTTTCTGGGCATGGCTGTTGCTGTTACTATGGAGATTGTTGCTGAGGTTGATTTTAGGACAGTGGTTGACCACCATGCTAGATACCACCTGGGGTTTCCTTTCACGCTGTAAATCCCAAAATGCATCTGCAAGCTCTGTGGTTACACTCTGTAGATCTGGTCTAGTATGGGTATTTCAGAGAGTATAAGGAGGTAGTGTgaatactactaatactgcttTCTCCAATATGTTTCCCTCTTTTCACAAATCGTGTTCTTTTCTTATCATTTTTCATCAGATCATCATTATTTTCCAGATTCTCTTGATCATATGGTACTTCATAGTGttttacatgtactgtatgtttatgaAGAATATGGAGCTGTGAATTCCCCAACTAAGCTTGTATCTTCAGAATTTCAGCCGAATGCACCTATTCCTCCTCCCTATTTCACAGAATACAGCTCTTGCCATACCTCTAGGTTTATTTCAcactgtgttatggtggttgtGTAATATCTCCATCCCCCTTGTCATCCCCTCCCTGGTTCTTTCCTCCCAAAGACCCCTTTGCCCCCACTGGTAGCAGCTCAAATGCAGTAGGCCCAGGGCTGGACCTGTTTGCCATGATGCCAATGGAGAACaactgctttaactcagtggCGCCCCCTCCTGCCCCCTCATCCACCATCGCAGCACCCAtcccccccaccaccccatcGATAGACCTCTTCAGTGGTAAATgtttacacgtgtgtgtgtggtacttaaaaaaaaacttttcttcTCTTTTGTCCTTGTCCTCTACTCTGCATCTGTGTCTTATCCTCTCCTGCATTGTCCCTTTCTCTTTGTGAGGCTAACTTGCACATATCACACTTCCTCTGCTTCCTTTCAGCTTGGATGCATTCCCCCCAGCTGCCTCTCTGCTCCTGCATTGGCTTTCAATCACAGTTGTTAATCTAATGAGTCATTGTTTGTAGTCTGCTGTTCTCatttaaattgtgtgtgtgtgtgttgtgtacttGTCCTGTAGCTATGTTTGATTCAATGCCAGATCCAAGCTCCACCAAAGCAGACCCTGCCCCCAGTGTTGACATGTTTGGAGCAGGTACCCAAACTCACGCCATCTGCCTTCTTTCTCAGCATGTGTTTGGAGTGCTGTTTTTTACATGTACATTTGTGCTTTATTGTAATTCAAGGATACTTATTGTATTTTGTTGTTTGTGTGAGTTTGTTTAGTTGGTATGGGTTTGTTTGGTTGTGTGTTTGCACATAATtctaaccctcctctacccctccccttACAACAGATGcattctcctcccctgcccccttcctctcctcagaCCCCCCAACTGACAAGGGGGCGATCATGGACATGTTTGGGGGTGGGTAaatgtacacccccccccccccccacacctctaACTACCCCCCTTGCTATTGATCGATCTTCAAATGAGTGGCCTTTTGTAAAGATGTTTCGAAGCAGGAAAGCCCTAACTTTAACTGATTATTTGATTGATTCTTTTCATCATGTCATTCACCTTCATCAGCATTTCTCATTCCGTTTCTCTGTATGTTTTTGGTGACCAATAAAGTTGCTACTGAAGTTAAGTTGTTAGCTGTGGTATTCAGGATGGACTCTTGACTTTTCAACGTCCTCTACAGAAGTTGTTTTGCTTAGTAGATGTAGACTTGTCACAGCATATTGGGATCAAAGGAGTTTCTATTGGTGTGTTTGAGACTATTGGCTGTGTACGTGTGTTTACCTGTGTATGTCTACTGTCCTATCTGACAATGATAACGCTGTTCTATCTGTTTGGCGTTCCTAGTGTGGAGCCGATGGCTGACTTCttaactcttctctgtcctcatgCTGCACTGTTAATGGCTTGGCCCaccttggcctggtatggtttgGTTTGACCCATTAGACTCCACCGGTGGAGAAACCCAACCTGCTGCACCTGCAGCTGCCTCTGGTGCTGAGCTGATGGCAGGTAATGTACCTACCGATGCACGACACACCCACGAGGCATGACACCAACAACAGGCATGACCCATTCCCATTGTATGCAAGACATATAACAGTAAATACACCACATATAGGGTTACAAATGCAGGGTGTATTACTGGAAACCTTCTACATGTAC is a genomic window of Oncorhynchus gorbuscha isolate QuinsamMale2020 ecotype Even-year linkage group LG12, OgorEven_v1.0, whole genome shotgun sequence containing:
- the LOC123990842 gene encoding clathrin coat assembly protein AP180-like isoform X11, which translates into the protein MSGQTLTDRIAAAQYQLTGSEVSRAVCKATTHEVMAPKKKHLEYLISATNATNVNIPQMADTLFERATNASWIVVFKALVTTHHMCVHGNERFIQYLASRTALFNLSNFIDKTGSHGYDMSTFIRRYGRYLNERAFAYRQMAFDFTKVKKGAEGVMRTMAPDKLLKGMPVLQTQIDTLLEFDVHPKELNNPIINGAFLLLFKDLVKLFASYNDGVINLLEKYFKMKKSDCKEALEIYKRFLTRVTKIGEFMKLAETVGVEKNDIPDINYAPSSILESLETHMNSLEGKKGEGSPTKGSPTNNVSPTSTPAKSAAAVPTLVPPPEEATDSLLDLDPLSSSGPSAGASAAPMSWGDLLGSDAFSTPAPASDASAAAEGGAPAPTPTPAADAAADPFAPTGSSSNAVGPGLDLFAMMPMENNCFNSVAPPPAPSSTIAAPIPPTTPSIDLFSAMFDSMPDPSSTKADPAPSVDMFGADAFSSPAPFLSSDPPTDKGAIMDMFGDSTGGETQPAAPAAASGAELMAAFDGLGDVLMPAMTPQTGAASSPVKHMGGDLDATMANMASNLGMGSQKTGENTMGSGGWSTPQVAPPSWGAPMNVPIGSPSFMGSYQGFSMGGAAGAGAPMMPMVRPGFGAPAAPGAPMGSPGMAGSPRRPPPPKNALDDLNIKDFM
- the LOC123990842 gene encoding clathrin coat assembly protein AP180-like isoform X14 — translated: MSGQTLTDRIAAAQYQLTGSEVSRAVCKATTHEVMAPKKKHLEYLISATNATNVNIPQMADTLFERATNASWIVVFKALVTTHHMCVHGNERFIQYLASRTALFNLSNFIDKTGSHGYDMSTFIRRYGRYLNERAFAYRQMAFDFTKVKKGAEGVMRTMAPDKLLKGMPVLQTQIDTLLEFDVHPKELNNPIINGAFLLLFKDLVKLFASYNDGVINLLEKYFKMKKSDCKEALEIYKRFLTRVTKIGEFMKLAETVGVEKNDIPDINYAPSSILESLETHMNSLEGKKGEGSPTKGSPTNNVSPTSTPAKSAAAVPTLVPPPEEATDSLLDLDPLSSSGPSAGASAAPMSWGDLLGSEMGESMLPDPTLAVDTAPSPAGVTPTPVAAEPGVTLAPPPSAAATNPPGATNMDLLGDAFSTPAPASDASAAAEGGAPAPTPTPAADAAADSTGGETQPAAPAAASGAELMAGDVLMPAMTPQTGAASSPVKHMGGDLDATMANMASNLGMGSQKTGENTMGSGGWSTPQVAPPSWGAPMNVPIGSPSFMGSYQGFSMGGAAGAGAPMMPMVRPGFGAPAAPGAPMGSPGMAGSPRRPPPPKNALDDLNIKDFM
- the LOC123990842 gene encoding clathrin coat assembly protein AP180-like isoform X2, producing the protein MSGQTLTDRIAAAQYQLTGSEVSRAVCKATTHEVMAPKKKHLEYLISATNATNVNIPQMADTLFERATNASWIVVFKALVTTHHMCVHGNERFIQYLASRTALFNLSNFIDKTGSHGYDMSTFIRRYGRYLNERAFAYRQMAFDFTKVKKGAEGVMRTMAPDKLLKGMPVLQTQIDTLLEFDVHPKELNNPIINGAFLLLFKDLVKLFASYNDGVINLLEKYFKMKKSDCKEALEIYKRFLTRVTKIGEFMKLAETVGVEKNDIPDINYAPSSILESLETHMNSLEGKKGEGSPTKGSPTNNVSPTSTPAKSAAAVPTLVPPPEEATDSLLDLDPLSSSGPSAGASAAPMSWGDLLGSEMGESMLPDPTLAVDTAPSPAGVTPTPVAAEPGVTLAPPPSAAATNPPGATNMDLLGDAFSTPAPASDASAAAEGGAPAPTPTPAADAAADPFAPTGSSSNAVGPGLDLFAMMPMENNCFNSVAPPPAPSSTIAAPIPPTTPSIDLFSAMFDSMPDPSSTKADPAPSVDMFGADAFSSPAPFLSSDPPTDKGAIMDMFGDSTGGETQPAAPAAASGAELMAGDVLMPAMTPQTGAASSPVKHMGGDLDATMANMASNLGMGSQKTGENTMGSGGWSTPQVAPPSWGAPMNVPIGSPSFMGSYQGFSMGGAAGAGAPMMPMVRPGFGAPAAPGAPMGSPGMAGSPRRPPPPKNALDDLNIKDFM
- the LOC123990842 gene encoding clathrin coat assembly protein AP180-like isoform X5, whose product is MSGQTLTDRIAAAQYQLTGSEVSRAVCKATTHEVMAPKKKHLEYLISATNATNVNIPQMADTLFERATNASWIVVFKALVTTHHMCVHGNERFIQYLASRTALFNLSNFIDKTGSHGYDMSTFIRRYGRYLNERAFAYRQMAFDFTKVKKGAEGVMRTMAPDKLLKGMPVLQTQIDTLLEFDVHPKELNNPIINGAFLLLFKDLVKLFASYNDGVINLLEKYFKMKKSDCKEALEIYKRFLTRVTKIGEFMKLAETVGVEKNDIPDINYAPSSILESLETHMNSLEGKKGEGSPTKGSPTNNVSPTSTPAKSAAAVPTLVPPPEEATDSLLDLDPLSSSGPSAGASAAPMSWGDLLGSEMGESMLPDPTLAVDTAPSPAGVTPTPVAAEPGVTLAPPPSAAATNPPGATNMDLLGDAFSTPAPASDASAAAEGGAPAPTPTPAADAAADPFAPTGSSSNAVGPGLDLFAMMPMENNCFNSVAPPPAPSSTIAAPIPPTTPSIDLFSDAFSSPAPFLSSDPPTDKGAIMDMFGDSTGGETQPAAPAAASGAELMAAFDGLGDVLMPAMTPQTGAASSPVKHMGGDLDATMANMASNLGMGSQKTGENTMGSGGWSTPQVAPPSWGAPMNVPIGSPSFMGSYQGFSMGGAAGAGAPMMPMVRPGFGAPAAPGAPMGSPGMAGSPRRPPPPKNALDDLNIKDFM
- the LOC123990842 gene encoding clathrin coat assembly protein AP180-like isoform X8, producing the protein MSGQTLTDRIAAAQYQLTGSEVSRAVCKATTHEVMAPKKKHLEYLISATNATNVNIPQMADTLFERATNASWIVVFKALVTTHHMCVHGNERFIQYLASRTALFNLSNFIDKTGSHGYDMSTFIRRYGRYLNERAFAYRQMAFDFTKVKKGAEGVMRTMAPDKLLKGMPVLQTQIDTLLEFDVHPKELNNPIINGAFLLLFKDLVKLFASYNDGVINLLEKYFKMKKSDCKEALEIYKRFLTRVTKIGEFMKLAETVGVEKNDIPDINYAPSSILESLETHMNSLEGKKGEGSPTKGSPTNNVSPTSTPAKSAAAVPTLVPPPEEATDSLLDLDPLSSSGPSAGASAAPMSWGDLLGSEMGESMLPDPTLAVDTAPSPAGVTPTPVAAEPGVTLAPPPSAAATNPPGATNMDLLGDAFSTPAPASDASAAAEGGAPAPTPTPAADAAADPFAPTGSSSNAVGPGLDLFAMMPMENNCFNSVAPPPAPSSTIAAPIPPTTPSIDLFSAMFDSMPDPSSTKADPAPSVDMFGADSTGGETQPAAPAAASGAELMAGDVLMPAMTPQTGAASSPVKHMGGDLDATMANMASNLGMGSQKTGENTMGSGGWSTPQVAPPSWGAPMNVPIGSPSFMGSYQGFSMGGAAGAGAPMMPMVRPGFGAPAAPGAPMGSPGMAGSPRRPPPPKNALDDLNIKDFM
- the LOC123990842 gene encoding clathrin coat assembly protein AP180-like isoform X7, with protein sequence MSGQTLTDRIAAAQYQLTGSEVSRAVCKATTHEVMAPKKKHLEYLISATNATNVNIPQMADTLFERATNASWIVVFKALVTTHHMCVHGNERFIQYLASRTALFNLSNFIDKTGSHGYDMSTFIRRYGRYLNERAFAYRQMAFDFTKVKKGAEGVMRTMAPDKLLKGMPVLQTQIDTLLEFDVHPKELNNPIINGAFLLLFKDLVKLFASYNDGVINLLEKYFKMKKSDCKEALEIYKRFLTRVTKIGEFMKLAETVGVEKNDIPDINYAPSSILESLETHMNSLEGKKGEGSPTKGSPTNNVSPTSTPAKSAAAVPTLVPPPEEATDSLLDLDPLSSSGPSAGASAAPMSWGDLLGSEMGESMLPDPTLAVDTAPSPAGVTPTPVAAEPGVTLAPPPSAAATNPPGATNMDLLGDAFSTPAPASDASAAAEGGAPAPTPTPAADAAADPFAPTGSSSNAVGPGLDLFAMMPMENNCFNSVAPPPAPSSTIAAPIPPTTPSIDLFSAMFDSMPDPSSTKADPAPSVDMFGADAFSSPAPFLSSDPPTDKGAIMDMFGDSTGGETQPAAPAAASGAELMAAFDGLGDVLMPAMTPQTGAASSPVKHMGGDLDATMANMASNLGMGSQKTGENTMGSGGWSTPQGGAAGAGAPMMPMVRPGFGAPAAPGAPMGSPGMAGSPRRPPPPKNALDDLNIKDFM
- the LOC123990842 gene encoding clathrin coat assembly protein AP180-like isoform X1; this encodes MSGQTLTDRIAAAQYQLTGSEVSRAVCKATTHEVMAPKKKHLEYLISATNATNVNIPQMADTLFERATNASWIVVFKALVTTHHMCVHGNERFIQYLASRTALFNLSNFIDKTGSHGYDMSTFIRRYGRYLNERAFAYRQMAFDFTKVKKGAEGVMRTMAPDKLLKGMPVLQTQIDTLLEFDVHPKELNNPIINGAFLLLFKDLVKLFASYNDGVINLLEKYFKMKKSDCKEALEIYKRFLTRVTKIGEFMKLAETVGVEKNDIPDINYAPSSILESLETHMNSLEGKKGEGSPTKGSPTNNVSPTSTPAKSAAAVPTLVPPPEEATDSLLDLDPLSSSGPSAGASAAPMSWGDLLGSEMGESMLPDPTLAVDTAPSPAGVTPTPVAAEPGVTLAPPPSAAATNPPGATNMDLLGDAFSTPAPASDASAAAEGGAPAPTPTPAADAAADPFAPTGSSSNAVGPGLDLFAMMPMENNCFNSVAPPPAPSSTIAAPIPPTTPSIDLFSAMFDSMPDPSSTKADPAPSVDMFGADAFSSPAPFLSSDPPTDKGAIMDMFGDSTGGETQPAAPAAASGAELMAAFDGLGDVLMPAMTPQTGAASSPVKHMGGDLDATMANMASNLGMGSQKTGENTMGSGGWSTPQVAPPSWGAPMNVPIGSPSFMGSYQGFSMGGAAGAGAPMMPMVRPGFGAPAAPGAPMGSPGMAGSPRRPPPPKNALDDLNIKDFM